The following proteins are encoded in a genomic region of Glycine max cultivar Williams 82 chromosome 18, Glycine_max_v4.0, whole genome shotgun sequence:
- the LOC100786641 gene encoding transcription termination factor MTERF2, chloroplastic, translating to MMSNFLLIARLTASSSFTRYKSTHIPLGSLLQHKHTASLFFFNSFTSATSSDSESDGNHHKGDTFTVSYLINSCGVSPTLARELSNRVNLKNPNGPNAVLDLLNNYGFSKTQLAKLVVRHPLVLVAKAKKTLLPKLKFFRSIGVSDTDMPKILIANHCILERSLEKCLIPRYEFLKSVLCDDREVVRALKSSPLGFVYGDLVNALVPNIKILRQSGVSQASISFLLTIALPAAYVEHSRFVEAVKTVKEIGFSPLKTNFVVAISVLTTMRKTVWNSRFEVYESWGWNREMALRAFRKFPGFMKFSGETFTKKMSFLVKDMGWPSEAIAEYPQVVAYSLEKRIIPRFSVIKILKSKGLLEKNMHFSSIICTAEEKFLEKFVVNFQKILPFLPDVYRGLINPSNVL from the coding sequence ATGATGTCTAATTTTCTCCTCATTGCAAGATTAACTGCGTCATCATCATTCACACGCTACAAGAGCACCCATATCCCATTGGGTTCTCTGTTGCAACACAAACACACAgcttcactttttttcttcaattcatTCACTTCAGCTACCTCTTCTGATTCTGAATCAGATGGAAACCACCATAAAGGTGACACCTTTACTGTGTCGTACCTCATCAACTCATGTGGGGTGTCCCCAACACTGGCTAGGGAACTCTCCAACAGGGTCAATTTAAAAAACCCTAATGGCCCAAATGCTGTTCTTGATCTTCTCAACAACTATGGGTTCTCCAAAACACAGCTTGCAAAACTTGTGGTGAGACATCCTTTAGTGCTTGTTGCAAAAGCAAAGAAAACCCTTTTGCCTAAACTCAAGTTCTTTCGTTCTATTGGGGTCTCCGACACTGACATGCCAAAAATCCTGATTGCTAATCATTGTATCTTGGAGAGGAGCTTGGAAAAATGCCTCATCCCACGTTATGAGTTCCTAAAGAGTGTACTTTGTGATGATCGGGAAGTTGTTAGAGCTTTGAAAAGTTCCCCTCTTGGTTTTGTATATGGTGACTTAGTGAATGCCTTGGTTccaaacattaaaattttgagGCAATCTGGTGTGTCTCAGGCATCCATCTCTTTCCTACTGACCATTGCTCTGCCTGCAGCATATGTGGAGCATTCCAGATTTGTGGAAGCTGTGAAGACAGTTAAGGAAATTGGgtttagtcctttgaaaacaaattttgtCGTGGCTATTTCCGTGCTTACAACTATGAGGAAAACAGTCTGGAATTCAAGGTTTGAGGTTTATGAGAGTTGGGGCTGGAACCGTGAAATGGCTCTTCGAGCATTTAGAAAGTTTCCTGGTTTTATGAAGTTTTCAGGGGAGACGTTTACcaaaaaaatgagtttcctgGTGAAGGATATGGGTTGGCCATCTGAAGCTATTGCTGAATATCCTCAAGTTGTAGCATACAGCTTGGAGAAGAGAATTATCCCTAGATTCTCTGTTATcaaaatcttgaaatcaaaaggTCTGCTTGAGAAAAACATGCACTTTAGTTCCATTATTTGCACAGCTGAGGAAAAGTTTTTGGAGAAATTTGTCgtcaattttcagaaaattttgCCTTTCTTACCAGATGTTTACAGAGGTTTGATCAATCCTTCAAATGTATTGTAG